One genomic window of [Clostridium] scindens ATCC 35704 includes the following:
- a CDS encoding HPr family phosphocarrier protein, translated as MKEFQYTITDPEGIHARPAGLLVKKANEFTSKIMIGKGGKSADAKRIFGVMSLGAKKGDEIFMTAEGADEETAAQALETFLKENL; from the coding sequence ATGAAAGAATTCCAGTACACCATTACTGACCCGGAGGGAATCCATGCAAGACCAGCTGGCCTGCTGGTTAAGAAGGCCAATGAATTTACATCCAAGATTATGATTGGAAAGGGCGGCAAAAGCGCGGATGCCAAGAGAATCTTTGGAGTTATGAGCCTTGGAGCCAAGAAAGGCGACGAGATATTCATGACGGCAGAAGGCGCGGATGAGGAGACTGCGGCTCAGGCACTGGAAACATTTTTAAAAGAGAACCTGTAA